One region of Desulforamulus hydrothermalis Lam5 = DSM 18033 genomic DNA includes:
- a CDS encoding DUF6385 domain-containing protein produces the protein MPNFSVFNLDADVLRTKIFGSENTAIRTDADGRLEIRNISDPVTVTATNLDIRDLSANQDNLLAFGFDGADVQPVRTDADGRLEIRNISDPVTVTGSIQITPTFTEINYIDVDTDDSFTGLDYVDTSTQNMYTFYVYNKGDNPVDIRLDISPDQVTYFTDVAARTLTSGTTDTFVAKTFLRYTRIAYKSTLPGNSTTIDVFFQTQAI, from the coding sequence ATGCCTAATTTTTCAGTGTTTAATTTAGATGCAGACGTCCTTAGGACCAAAATTTTTGGTTCAGAGAATACCGCTATACGCACCGACGCCGACGGCCGCCTGGAAATCAGAAACATCTCCGACCCGGTCACCGTAACAGCCACCAACCTGGATATACGCGACCTCTCCGCCAACCAGGATAACTTGCTGGCCTTCGGCTTTGACGGTGCAGATGTTCAACCGGTGCGCACCGACGCCGACGGCCGCCTGGAAATCAGAAACATCTCCGACCCGGTCACCGTAACAGGGAGTATTCAAATAACACCTACATTTACAGAAATCAACTATATCGATGTGGATACCGATGATTCCTTCACCGGCCTCGACTATGTAGATACATCGACTCAGAACATGTATACCTTTTATGTATACAACAAAGGAGATAATCCTGTAGATATAAGACTGGATATCAGCCCGGATCAGGTAACTTATTTTACTGACGTTGCCGCTCGCACCCTTACTTCGGGTACCACCGACACCTTTGTTGCTAAAACTTTCCTAAGATATACCAGAATTGCCTATAAATCAACTTTACCGGGTAATTCTACTACTATTGATGTCTTCTTCCAAACGCAAGCTATTTAG
- a CDS encoding superoxide dismutase: MKHELPPLPYDYNALEPYYDEQTVRLHHDAHHKAYVDGLNNAEAKLAEAREKGDYALIKHWERELAFHGSGHILHTMFWENMSPNGGGPAGGLVAAEIDKSFGSFEAFKKQMSAAAVAVEGSGWALLCYNPVFKKLEILTAEKHQNLTQWGVIPLLALDVWEHAYYLKYQNKRAAFVEAWWNLVNWEDVNRRLAACLK, encoded by the coding sequence ATGAAACATGAATTGCCGCCATTACCCTATGATTATAATGCACTGGAACCTTATTATGATGAGCAGACCGTAAGATTGCACCATGATGCCCACCATAAAGCCTATGTGGACGGGTTGAACAATGCTGAAGCCAAACTGGCAGAAGCCAGAGAAAAAGGAGATTATGCCCTGATTAAACATTGGGAAAGAGAACTGGCTTTTCACGGCTCAGGCCATATTCTGCACACCATGTTCTGGGAGAATATGTCACCAAACGGCGGGGGACCCGCCGGCGGCCTGGTGGCTGCGGAAATTGATAAATCCTTTGGCAGTTTTGAAGCTTTTAAAAAGCAAATGTCTGCTGCTGCTGTAGCTGTGGAAGGTTCCGGTTGGGCTCTGTTATGTTACAACCCTGTATTTAAAAAGCTGGAAATATTAACGGCAGAAAAGCACCAGAATCTCACCCAGTGGGGTGTTATCCCACTGCTGGCGCTGGATGTCTGGGAACATGCCTACTATTTGAAATATCAAAATAAACGGGCTGCCTTTGTAGAAGCCTGGTGGAACCTGGTTAACTGGGAGGATGTTAACCGCCGTTTAGCTGCCTGTTTGAAATAA
- a CDS encoding DNRLRE domain-containing protein gives MSIVTLTAQKDTFVYSRQPWLTPCSSPVLLVGTRYAGKLFAYLFFDLSHIPPNARIKSAVLSLFPVAPQPTGFDTLIIKPLAETFEDCVTNYKNRPISLQEPGIHWTINHATRVINIDIKKMAASWLTGQLANNGLIISSSCLWGRKILAINSSNSPHLQRRPLLTLKIDRPKGCQVENIEEIVKVLPSETFSTTREVWCYSVFSLIVKNMGFSPVMITLQDSADGIDFIDEGPTCTLQPQQTKILVNRFFTRFTRLKFTLASEQKNPVKVSVFLQGRI, from the coding sequence ATGAGCATAGTCACCTTAACCGCCCAAAAAGACACGTTTGTTTACAGCCGGCAGCCCTGGTTAACTCCCTGTTCATCACCCGTATTGCTGGTTGGCACCAGATATGCCGGAAAGCTATTTGCTTACCTGTTTTTTGATCTTTCCCACATACCGCCAAACGCACGCATCAAGTCGGCTGTATTGTCCTTATTCCCGGTGGCTCCTCAACCGACCGGTTTTGATACACTTATCATAAAACCGTTAGCCGAGACCTTTGAGGATTGTGTAACAAATTATAAAAACAGGCCCATCAGCCTGCAAGAACCCGGCATACACTGGACAATAAACCACGCTACCCGGGTTATAAATATTGACATCAAGAAGATGGCAGCCTCTTGGTTGACAGGTCAGCTGGCAAATAATGGTCTGATAATTTCATCCAGTTGCCTATGGGGCCGGAAAATTTTGGCCATTAACAGCAGCAACAGTCCCCATCTGCAACGGCGCCCTCTCTTAACTTTAAAAATTGACAGGCCTAAAGGCTGCCAAGTTGAAAATATAGAAGAAATTGTCAAAGTTCTTCCGTCGGAAACCTTCAGCACTACCAGGGAAGTTTGGTGTTATTCTGTTTTCAGCCTGATTGTTAAGAACATGGGCTTTTCACCGGTTATGATAACCCTTCAGGACAGTGCAGACGGCATTGACTTTATTGACGAGGGCCCTACCTGCACTTTGCAGCCCCAACAAACCAAGATACTGGTAAACCGTTTTTTTACCAGATTTACTCGCCTGAAATTCACCTTAGCATCAGAACAAAAGAACCCGGTTAAAGTAAGTGTCTTTTTGCAGGGAAGAATTTAA
- the yedF gene encoding sulfurtransferase-like selenium metabolism protein YedF — MIREINNRGLACPQPVINTKRALDEIQQGTVISVVDNRVALENVTRFAENAGCQVNVEEKNGEFYITITKGEAAAGTVLTMPDRCRTGSVVYLITGNTFGSGAEDLGEVLMVSFFNSLLEKPAPRLIMLVNSGVRLAVQHSRVLDQITRLAERGTEVLACGTCLDYYKLKDQLAVGRVTNMLEILENLTGGDQVITL, encoded by the coding sequence ATGATCCGAGAGATAAATAACCGCGGGCTGGCATGCCCGCAGCCGGTCATTAACACCAAGCGGGCCTTAGACGAAATACAACAGGGCACTGTGATATCGGTTGTAGACAACCGGGTGGCGCTGGAAAATGTTACTCGTTTTGCCGAAAATGCCGGCTGTCAGGTCAATGTGGAAGAAAAGAACGGAGAGTTTTACATCACAATTACCAAAGGTGAGGCGGCGGCAGGCACCGTATTGACGATGCCGGACCGGTGCCGGACCGGATCGGTTGTTTATTTGATCACCGGTAATACCTTTGGCAGCGGGGCTGAAGATTTGGGAGAAGTTTTAATGGTGAGTTTTTTTAACAGTTTGCTGGAGAAGCCGGCTCCCCGCTTGATCATGCTGGTAAACTCTGGGGTTCGTTTGGCCGTTCAGCACTCCCGGGTACTGGATCAAATTACCAGACTGGCCGAGCGGGGAACCGAAGTGCTGGCTTGCGGTACCTGCCTGGATTACTATAAATTAAAGGATCAACTGGCGGTAGGGCGGGTTACCAATATGCTGGAGATTTTGGAAAACCTGACTGGCGGCGACCAGGTCATTACTTTGTAA
- a CDS encoding tryptophan transporter gives MSKPVAEQVIIGKMSRTKEISVVAFLIAIGAVLRMFSPAILGITPNFVIAMYCLSILLLRPKMSMALGIGIVAGAVSMIFSKSPIPYLNLVTEPAGALACALVAGYLPELSLRNYSFKPSVATLIGTLVSGTLYVVLNFRLALNLPVSAMQAAFVGVVIPVSVINMVIAQALYAPVKKFLYR, from the coding sequence ATGAGTAAGCCCGTAGCTGAACAAGTTATTATCGGCAAAATGAGCCGGACTAAAGAAATTTCCGTGGTGGCCTTTTTAATTGCCATCGGTGCCGTATTACGCATGTTTTCCCCGGCTATTTTAGGCATTACGCCCAACTTTGTTATTGCCATGTACTGCCTGTCAATTCTACTGCTGCGCCCTAAAATGAGCATGGCCTTAGGTATCGGTATTGTGGCCGGTGCGGTAAGTATGATCTTTTCTAAATCCCCTATTCCTTATCTGAACCTGGTAACTGAACCGGCCGGTGCGCTGGCTTGTGCCCTGGTAGCCGGTTATTTGCCTGAATTATCCCTGCGCAACTACTCCTTTAAACCCTCTGTAGCCACCCTTATTGGCACCCTGGTCAGCGGTACTTTGTATGTAGTGCTGAATTTCCGGTTGGCCTTAAACCTACCGGTGTCTGCCATGCAGGCTGCCTTTGTGGGCGTGGTAATACCTGTGTCTGTAATCAACATGGTGATTGCCCAGGCCCTGTATGCGCCGGTGAAAAAGTTTCTTTATCGCTAA
- a CDS encoding energy-coupling factor ABC transporter ATP-binding protein: MTKGAAPVVCFQQFSYRYPNSDFYALKNINLQLHKGSIVGLIGPTGAGKTTLIKSVNGIIPHTEGGTCSGQVLLNGCPTVNLSTASIGRLVGTVMDDPESQIICLDVEQELVFGMENYGVPPEQMEQRLTAALAGAGISHLRYRSTGSLSGGQKQRLAIAAALALLPEILVLDEPTSELDPLGTEEIFAVLKEINRQQGITVLVAEQKTELLARYCDQLVILSDGEIALAGTPREVFGNPKVYQLGVTLPQVTELAWQLNRDSCLFPVTLEEGVDFCRTWLSGGGGKKCKVSLT, encoded by the coding sequence ATGACTAAAGGGGCAGCACCGGTAGTTTGTTTCCAACAATTCAGCTACCGCTATCCTAACAGCGACTTTTACGCTCTAAAAAACATCAATTTGCAGCTTCATAAGGGCTCTATAGTTGGTTTAATCGGCCCCACCGGGGCAGGCAAAACCACCCTGATAAAATCAGTTAACGGTATTATCCCTCACACCGAAGGCGGCACCTGCAGCGGTCAGGTGTTGCTCAACGGCTGTCCGACCGTTAACTTGTCTACAGCATCCATCGGCCGCCTGGTTGGCACCGTTATGGATGACCCGGAATCTCAGATTATCTGCCTGGATGTCGAACAAGAATTGGTGTTTGGCATGGAAAATTACGGCGTACCGCCGGAACAGATGGAACAACGCCTAACTGCCGCTCTGGCCGGAGCAGGTATCAGTCATCTAAGATATCGGTCTACCGGCTCACTGTCCGGCGGTCAAAAACAGCGGTTGGCCATTGCTGCTGCCCTGGCGTTGCTACCTGAGATTCTGGTGCTGGATGAACCAACTTCTGAGCTGGATCCCCTGGGTACCGAAGAAATTTTTGCGGTATTAAAAGAAATAAACAGGCAGCAGGGTATCACAGTGTTGGTGGCAGAACAAAAAACCGAATTGCTGGCTCGCTATTGTGATCAGTTAGTTATTTTATCCGACGGGGAGATAGCTCTCGCCGGTACGCCCCGGGAAGTATTTGGAAACCCTAAAGTTTACCAACTGGGCGTAACGCTGCCCCAGGTTACTGAATTAGCCTGGCAGCTTAACAGGGACAGTTGTTTGTTTCCTGTTACCCTGGAGGAAGGTGTTGATTTTTGCCGGACATGGTTATCCGGTGGCGGAGGTAAAAAATGCAAGGTCTCATTGACATAA
- the dinB gene encoding DNA polymerase IV produces MSRTILLCDMNSFYASVHQAMDAGLRGRPVIVAGDPANRTGIVLAASYEAKQPYGIKTGMLVTEAKALCPRAVFVAPAHRHYVAFASRINNILRDFSDLVEPFSIDESFLDVTGCLKLFGSPQEIARQIQRRINQEVGVGVNIGIGPSKLVAKMAAEMEKPNKIITLTREDWPHKVWPLPVKELFGVGTRIGKWLNQIGVQTIGQLAALPVALLKKRYGLVGEVLHYAAHGIDHSPVDPGSMEVIKSVGNQITLPRDYRGYDQIKVVIMELAEEVTWRARKAGYLGNRVSLTIRTPDFYTETHARVLPAYTDITGEVYEMAVFLLKKHWSEDVKARLVGLTLAGLVSRQEKQLDLLCRREKQEKIDRAADLIRSRWGQHSIKRAVSLTDSGVYYGR; encoded by the coding sequence ATGTCCAGGACTATTTTATTATGTGACATGAATAGCTTTTATGCTTCGGTGCATCAGGCCATGGATGCCGGTTTACGGGGGCGGCCTGTCATTGTGGCGGGAGATCCGGCTAACAGAACCGGTATTGTTTTGGCAGCCAGCTATGAAGCCAAACAACCATATGGCATTAAAACAGGCATGCTGGTTACCGAAGCCAAGGCGCTTTGTCCCCGTGCGGTATTTGTGGCACCGGCCCATCGCCATTATGTTGCTTTTGCCAGCCGCATTAATAATATTCTGCGGGATTTTAGCGATCTGGTAGAACCTTTTTCCATAGACGAAAGTTTTCTGGATGTTACCGGTTGTCTAAAACTGTTTGGCAGCCCCCAGGAGATTGCCCGGCAAATTCAGCGCCGCATTAATCAAGAAGTGGGGGTGGGAGTCAATATTGGTATCGGGCCTTCCAAACTGGTGGCCAAAATGGCGGCAGAAATGGAAAAACCCAATAAAATTATCACCCTTACCAGGGAGGACTGGCCCCATAAAGTGTGGCCGCTGCCCGTTAAAGAACTGTTCGGGGTAGGCACCCGCATTGGCAAGTGGTTAAATCAGATCGGGGTTCAGACCATCGGTCAGCTGGCAGCCCTTCCGGTGGCATTGTTGAAAAAAAGATACGGACTGGTGGGGGAAGTTCTCCATTACGCCGCACATGGGATTGACCACAGTCCGGTGGATCCCGGGTCAATGGAGGTTATAAAGAGTGTGGGCAACCAGATTACCCTGCCCAGGGATTACCGGGGTTACGATCAGATCAAGGTAGTTATCATGGAACTGGCGGAAGAAGTAACCTGGCGGGCCCGTAAAGCAGGGTATTTAGGTAACCGGGTAAGTCTTACCATTCGCACCCCTGATTTTTATACCGAAACACATGCCAGAGTATTACCCGCCTATACTGATATAACCGGGGAGGTTTACGAAATGGCAGTGTTTCTATTAAAAAAACACTGGTCTGAAGATGTTAAGGCCCGGCTGGTGGGATTAACGCTGGCAGGCCTGGTCAGCCGGCAGGAGAAACAACTGGATTTGCTGTGCCGGCGGGAGAAGCAGGAGAAAATTGACCGGGCTGCGGATTTAATTCGCTCCCGGTGGGGACAGCACAGCATTAAAAGGGCGGTGTCCCTGACAGACAGCGGGGTATACTATGGACGATAA
- the selD gene encoding selenide, water dikinase SelD yields the protein MTKAAGUAAKVGPEVLAEVLCRLPKYTDPNLLVGLDTSDDAAVYRLHDELAVIQTVDFFTPMVDDPYLFGQIAAANALSDVYAMGGTPVLALNIVCFPACLSPDILQEILRGGADKVREAGAVIAGGHSVQDDEPKYGLAVTGVIHPARIYSNATARAGDFLVLTKPLGTGIINTGIKADLAAPAVIRQAVATMAALNQPAAAAMVELGASACTDITGFGLLGHAAEMARASGLSITFYADAIPVLPGARELARMGIIPAGAYNNRNHLGDQVEVEEGVRREDVDILFDPQTSGGLLIAVSPTRADSLLRELHRRGVTDACIVGRLAAQSDRLITIRRGQLHDPRDK from the coding sequence ATGACCAAGGCTGCCGGGTGAGCGGCTAAAGTGGGACCGGAGGTCCTGGCAGAGGTGCTGTGCCGGCTGCCCAAGTATACCGATCCCAACCTGCTGGTTGGTTTGGATACATCAGATGATGCAGCGGTATATCGGCTGCATGATGAGCTGGCAGTTATTCAAACGGTGGACTTTTTTACTCCGATGGTGGATGATCCTTACTTGTTTGGGCAAATTGCGGCCGCCAATGCCCTGAGTGATGTTTATGCCATGGGCGGCACACCGGTGCTGGCGCTTAACATAGTATGTTTTCCGGCCTGCCTGTCGCCGGATATTTTGCAAGAAATTTTAAGGGGTGGGGCAGACAAGGTCAGGGAAGCCGGGGCGGTCATTGCCGGCGGGCACAGTGTGCAGGATGATGAGCCTAAATACGGCCTGGCGGTTACCGGCGTGATCCATCCGGCTAGGATTTACAGTAATGCCACTGCCCGGGCCGGGGATTTTTTGGTGTTAACCAAGCCATTAGGTACCGGCATTATCAACACAGGCATTAAAGCAGATCTGGCAGCGCCAGCGGTTATCAGGCAAGCGGTGGCCACCATGGCTGCTTTGAATCAACCGGCGGCGGCAGCAATGGTGGAACTGGGAGCGTCCGCTTGTACCGATATTACCGGTTTCGGTTTGCTGGGGCATGCGGCCGAGATGGCTAGGGCCAGCGGCTTAAGTATAACATTTTATGCCGACGCGATACCGGTGTTGCCGGGCGCCAGGGAACTGGCCCGCATGGGCATTATTCCGGCCGGGGCTTATAATAACCGCAACCACCTGGGCGATCAGGTGGAAGTTGAGGAAGGAGTTAGGCGGGAAGATGTGGATATTTTATTTGATCCTCAAACTTCCGGCGGTTTGCTGATCGCTGTATCTCCCACCAGGGCAGACAGCCTGCTGAGGGAATTACACAGGCGAGGCGTTACAGATGCCTGTATAGTGGGCAGGCTTGCGGCCCAAAGCGACCGTTTAATTACTATTCGGAGGGGGCAACTGCATGATCCGAGAGATAAATAA
- the murI gene encoding glutamate racemase, producing MTQRQPIGIFDSGVGGLSVAKEIRKLLPCEDLLYYADTAYCPYGEKDPAVIRQREKNIVKFLLSRGAKLIVVACNTASSAGLEELRNLFAVPIVGMEPGVKPAVAASRNGTIGVLATGVTIAGDRFAALVKRYAEHTRVITQPCPGLVELIESGKLADPETEKVLQGFLRPMLEQGADTIVLGCTHYPFLRPLIERLAGSDIAVIDTGAAVAKQVQKVLFEHNLAVPEGPPGSEQFFTSGNPQEVAKVMRTLWLHDNLQVQSLPLKTTE from the coding sequence TTGACCCAGCGGCAACCTATAGGCATATTTGACTCCGGCGTGGGCGGCTTATCCGTAGCCAAGGAAATTCGCAAGCTGCTTCCTTGCGAAGACCTGCTTTATTATGCAGACACGGCTTACTGTCCATACGGTGAAAAAGACCCGGCCGTTATCCGGCAGCGGGAAAAAAATATTGTTAAATTTTTACTGTCCAGGGGTGCCAAGTTAATTGTAGTGGCATGCAATACTGCATCTTCCGCCGGACTGGAAGAATTGCGCAATCTTTTTGCGGTACCCATTGTGGGCATGGAACCAGGTGTTAAGCCTGCTGTGGCAGCCAGCCGCAACGGCACCATTGGCGTGCTGGCCACCGGCGTAACCATAGCCGGCGACCGCTTTGCCGCTCTGGTGAAGCGTTATGCCGAACATACCCGGGTGATCACCCAACCTTGCCCGGGACTGGTGGAGTTAATAGAAAGCGGTAAACTGGCAGATCCGGAAACAGAAAAAGTTCTCCAAGGTTTTCTGCGGCCCATGCTGGAACAGGGGGCGGATACCATCGTGCTGGGCTGCACCCACTATCCATTTTTGCGTCCCCTGATTGAGCGGTTGGCCGGCTCGGACATTGCTGTCATTGACACCGGTGCTGCTGTAGCCAAACAGGTTCAAAAGGTACTTTTTGAACATAACCTGGCCGTGCCGGAAGGCCCCCCGGGCAGTGAACAATTCTTTACCAGCGGTAATCCGCAAGAAGTGGCAAAGGTGATGCGCACTCTCTGGCTGCATGATAACCTGCAGGTACAAAGCCTGCCCCTAAAAACCACCGAATAA
- a CDS encoding energy-coupling factor transporter transmembrane component T family protein — translation MARVIEYVYRESVVHSLNPLSKLAWALGVMLLALTFNNVYYLLTLLSSVVAVAIAGKVLKDLRTVVKGLAFFAGILIILQIIFFQGQEILFYLLPGQRLPVTCEALYMGVAMAVRMMTVILSFLIFLATTQYKDIILALTEKLKLPYDYVFMFMTALRFVPAFMAEAVQVRYAQQVRCCPVDSGNPWHKIKAYSAVALPLVLISLKKAERLAIAMETRGYGSGVRTYYKEPAITKLDIMIILLTLISVMLAFILRWQGFGVVQL, via the coding sequence ATGGCCAGGGTAATTGAATATGTTTACCGCGAATCAGTGGTGCATAGTTTAAATCCTCTCAGCAAGCTGGCCTGGGCCCTGGGGGTAATGTTACTGGCACTGACTTTTAACAATGTGTACTACTTGTTAACGCTGTTATCTTCTGTGGTGGCGGTGGCTATAGCAGGCAAAGTGCTTAAAGACTTGCGGACGGTTGTAAAAGGACTGGCTTTTTTTGCCGGCATTTTAATCATACTACAAATTATTTTTTTTCAAGGCCAGGAAATTCTGTTTTATCTGTTGCCTGGCCAAAGGCTGCCGGTTACCTGCGAAGCACTGTATATGGGGGTGGCTATGGCAGTCAGGATGATGACGGTAATATTGAGTTTTCTCATCTTTTTGGCCACTACCCAGTATAAAGATATTATTCTGGCGCTGACTGAAAAACTTAAATTGCCTTATGATTATGTATTTATGTTTATGACAGCCTTACGTTTTGTGCCTGCTTTTATGGCTGAAGCAGTGCAGGTTCGCTATGCCCAGCAGGTCAGGTGTTGTCCGGTGGACAGCGGTAATCCCTGGCATAAAATAAAAGCCTATAGCGCCGTGGCATTGCCGCTGGTTTTAATTTCACTGAAGAAAGCAGAACGCCTGGCCATTGCCATGGAAACCCGGGGCTACGGCAGCGGGGTACGCACCTATTATAAAGAACCGGCCATAACCAAGCTGGATATAATGATCATCTTATTAACCCTGATATCAGTCATGCTGGCATTTATCTTAAGATGGCAGGGATTCGGGGTTGTTCAACTATAA
- a CDS encoding energy-coupling factor ABC transporter ATP-binding protein, with product MQGLIDIKGLSYSYEQGQPALQDINLTIYPGELVALVGQNGAGKTTLVKHCIGLLRPRPGQVMVCGQDVATARISHLAQQVGFVFQNPDHQIFHDTVQKEVAFGLENLGLPRREIEQRVAAALQDVGLQQWAQVYPHRLSRGQRQRVALAAVLAMQTKVIILDEPTTGQDARESLQIMDLISCLNRRGHTVLFITHDMNLVARYARRVVVLCQGRVIADGLTREVFSQPRLLAQTLLEPPQITQLANRLKETLNLGSQIVLTVEEMVAHLHKANGGSSDGQGN from the coding sequence ATGCAAGGTCTCATTGACATAAAAGGCTTGTCATACAGTTATGAACAGGGCCAACCGGCCCTGCAGGATATTAACTTAACAATTTATCCGGGCGAGCTGGTTGCCCTGGTGGGACAGAACGGTGCCGGCAAAACAACACTGGTTAAGCATTGTATCGGGTTGCTGCGTCCCCGGCCGGGCCAGGTCATGGTGTGCGGGCAGGATGTTGCCACAGCCCGCATCTCTCATTTGGCCCAGCAGGTGGGGTTCGTGTTTCAAAACCCGGACCACCAAATTTTTCATGACACAGTTCAAAAGGAAGTAGCCTTTGGTTTGGAAAATCTTGGTTTGCCACGGCGTGAAATTGAACAAAGAGTAGCCGCAGCATTACAGGATGTAGGTTTGCAGCAGTGGGCCCAGGTTTATCCCCACCGGTTAAGCCGGGGTCAGCGCCAGCGGGTGGCCCTGGCCGCTGTATTAGCCATGCAAACTAAAGTAATTATTTTAGATGAACCTACCACCGGGCAGGATGCCAGGGAAAGCCTGCAGATCATGGATCTGATCAGCTGCCTGAACCGGCGGGGACATACCGTTTTGTTTATTACCCATGATATGAACCTGGTGGCCCGGTATGCCCGGCGGGTGGTTGTTCTTTGCCAGGGCAGGGTGATTGCGGACGGGTTGACCAGAGAGGTTTTCAGCCAACCCCGGTTGCTGGCCCAAACACTGTTGGAGCCACCCCAAATAACTCAACTGGCAAACCGGTTAAAAGAAACGCTAAATCTTGGTTCACAAATTGTCTTGACGGTGGAAGAAATGGTTGCGCATTTACACAAGGCGAACGGAGGCAGCAGCGATGGCCAGGGTAATTGA
- a CDS encoding peroxiredoxin produces the protein MAPDFTADAYYRGNRVTVKLKDFKNQWVVLFFYASDFTFVUPTELAAVAARHEEFKKLGVQVLAVSTDSVFSHKVFAEVSPSARTIQYPLLSDRSHEISRKYGVLREELGFTYRATFIISPEGIIKYVSLYPPEVGRGVEEIIRVIQGLQYEAATGLGVPAGWQPGMPGIKREFSMVGRI, from the coding sequence ATGGCGCCTGATTTTACTGCCGATGCTTATTACCGGGGCAATCGGGTGACTGTTAAGTTAAAAGATTTCAAAAATCAATGGGTGGTTCTTTTTTTCTATGCCAGTGACTTTACATTTGTTTGACCTACAGAACTGGCAGCCGTGGCTGCCCGCCATGAAGAATTTAAAAAGCTGGGGGTTCAGGTATTAGCCGTCAGTACGGACAGTGTCTTTTCCCACAAAGTATTTGCAGAAGTTTCTCCCTCAGCCCGCACTATCCAATATCCCTTATTATCTGATCGCTCACATGAAATTTCACGTAAATACGGCGTGCTGAGGGAAGAACTGGGTTTTACCTATCGGGCCACTTTTATTATCTCTCCCGAGGGAATTATAAAATATGTTTCGCTGTATCCTCCTGAAGTAGGACGCGGGGTAGAAGAAATCATCCGGGTTATCCAGGGATTGCAGTATGAAGCTGCTACCGGGCTGGGCGTCCCGGCCGGCTGGCAACCAGGCATGCCAGGTATTAAAAGAGAATTTAGCATGGTAGGAAGAATATAA
- a CDS encoding CBS domain-containing protein — translation MMYCVSNIMRKAVTTVDAYDGVRKAQRTMDENNVSCLPVLHNGKLVGVLTCGDIRKTHPNRIVADAMTKRVISVAPETSLWQAKRLFEQYEIKTLLVQENDRLVGLVNKSRLYAELGKHYDLLTGLYRSEYIYQMGVELLEKGSAISVIFIDLNEFGQIDKAYGHTQGDLILKEVAVLLQTYAPADAYLCRFGGDEFTLLTGYDPAKCEALAEVLLKAIANHKFSNNIKITAAAGLAASRQQNLITSNPRSMVINLVNSASLASTRAKQEKLPLVIAERYLASETAWESA, via the coding sequence ATGATGTACTGTGTTTCCAATATTATGAGAAAAGCGGTTACTACCGTTGATGCTTATGATGGCGTACGCAAAGCGCAAAGAACGATGGATGAAAATAACGTTAGCTGCCTGCCCGTCTTGCACAATGGTAAACTGGTGGGGGTATTGACCTGCGGGGATATAAGAAAAACCCATCCTAACAGAATTGTAGCAGATGCCATGACCAAAAGGGTTATTTCGGTTGCCCCTGAGACATCTCTGTGGCAAGCTAAGCGGTTGTTTGAACAATATGAAATTAAAACACTGCTGGTTCAAGAAAACGATAGGCTGGTGGGGTTGGTTAACAAGAGCCGTCTTTATGCTGAACTGGGTAAACACTACGACCTTCTTACCGGACTCTACCGTAGTGAATATATCTATCAAATGGGTGTAGAGCTATTGGAAAAGGGCAGTGCAATATCTGTCATTTTCATTGATCTCAATGAGTTCGGACAAATAGACAAGGCCTACGGGCACACCCAAGGGGATTTAATTTTAAAAGAAGTAGCTGTGCTTTTGCAAACCTACGCACCGGCAGATGCTTATCTTTGCCGGTTCGGGGGAGATGAATTTACCCTGCTGACCGGCTACGACCCGGCTAAATGTGAAGCTCTGGCAGAAGTGCTGTTAAAAGCAATCGCTAACCATAAATTTAGTAATAATATTAAAATTACTGCCGCAGCGGGACTTGCCGCAAGCCGGCAGCAAAACCTGATCACGTCAAATCCCAGAAGCATGGTAATAAATCTTGTGAATTCAGCCAGCCTGGCATCAACCAGGGCTAAGCAAGAGAAACTGCCGCTGGTAATAGCAGAGAGGTATTTAGCTTCTGAAACGGCCTGGGAAAGTGCGTAG